From a region of the Odoribacter splanchnicus DSM 20712 genome:
- a CDS encoding RNA polymerase sigma factor codes for MSEQKDFLQRFNLKDEQAYHKLFQQFYSYLVLFAERRVENHKVAEDIVQEIFINIWESNKQYNSINGFKAYLYEAVSNRCADYWKHRAVEEKYTAHVLYEQKLPDFSVQEEEILRELYAAIGELPQRSQEVILLSLEGKKNQEIAQLLNLSVLTVKTHKKNAFRYLKNRLRNLVLLVMIMQISKKDILP; via the coding sequence GTGAGCGAACAGAAAGATTTTTTGCAGCGCTTTAACTTGAAAGACGAACAAGCTTATCATAAACTCTTTCAGCAATTTTATAGTTACCTTGTCCTTTTTGCGGAACGCAGAGTGGAAAATCACAAGGTGGCTGAAGATATCGTGCAGGAAATCTTTATCAATATCTGGGAAAGTAACAAACAATACAATTCTATCAACGGATTTAAAGCTTATTTGTACGAAGCCGTCTCGAACCGTTGTGCAGATTACTGGAAACACCGGGCAGTCGAAGAAAAATACACGGCACATGTGCTTTATGAACAAAAACTACCCGATTTTTCAGTGCAAGAGGAAGAAATATTGCGGGAGTTGTACGCAGCCATCGGTGAATTGCCGCAACGTAGCCAGGAGGTCATTCTTTTATCTTTAGAGGGTAAGAAAAATCAGGAAATAGCCCAACTGCTGAATCTGTCTGTGCTTACTGTCAAAACCCATAAGAAAAATGCTTTCCGTTATTTAAAAAATCGACTGCGAAATCTGGTACTGTTAGTTATGATTATGCAGATTTCTAAAAAAGATATCCTGCCATAA